DNA from Castellaniella sp. MT123:
GGACACTGACACTTGGCCAGCCGCCTCAGGGGGTTCCCAGATCCTGCTCCACCGCATGACAGGCCACCAGACGGCCAGCCTGCATCTTCAGCTCGGGCATCGTTTCGCGGCAGACCGGCATCACGCGTGGGCAGCGGCTGCTGAACGGGCAGCCGGGCGGCGGGTTCAGGGGGCTGGGCAGTGCACCCGAAATGCGGATGCGCTCGCCGTGTCCTGTGGGGTTCAGCCTAGGGGTGGCCGACAACAGCGCCGACTCGTCGCCGAAATGCACGGACAGATTGCGAACTTCCAGCATGGCCCGATCCTCAGACTTTCAGGCGCGGATCCAGCGCGTCGCGCAGCCCGTCGCCCATCAGATTGAATGCCAGCACCGCCAGCAAAATGGCCAGGCCGGGAAATGTCACGATCCACCAGGCGCTTTGGGCGAACTGCAGCACGAAGGCAGGCAGCAGGATGTGATGCAGGGCGTCCCAGAAGTCGCCGGCTTCGCCGAACAGCAGCGTGTCGATCAGCATGAATCCGGTCAGCGGGTTGCTGGGGTCAAGAAACAGCGACTCGCTGATACGCCCGGACACCGGCATCAGGTCCCACTGCACCGACACCAGCATGATCAGCATTAGGCCCCACCAGAACACCGGCATGGAATAGCCGGTCAGGGCAGCCGTGATCGACATGTGATCGAACCAGGAACCGCGTTTGACGGCCGCCAGCACGCCCACCGGGATGCCGATCAGCAATGCGATGAACATGGCGATGATGCTCAGTTCCAGCGTCGCCTGGAAGCGCGGCACGAATTCCGACCAGATGGTTTCGCGGGTCGTCAGGGATGTGCCCAGGTCGCCGTGCAGCACGTTCCAGATGTAGTGGAAATACTGCGTCATCATGGCGGCATGCTGTTCTGGGGATAGGCTCCGTTCTCCGGCCATGATCAGCACGGGGTCGCCGGGGATCAGGTCTTCGAAGGGCGTGTAGCACCAGCGTGAATAGTTCGACCCGTTCTGCACGGCGGCGCAGCTGAACAGCGTGGCCAGGAAGTTGTCCGGGTCGCCGTTGTCGCCCGTCCAGCCGATCAGCATGGTCTGGTGTTCGCCGTTTTTGGCGCGCTTCGGGTATGAGCCGTTCGAGACTTTGTGATACGGATGATTGGCGTCTTTTTGGCGCAGGAAGGAAAACAGCACGTCGTCCGCGTTGAAATCGCGGGTGGGCTTGAACAGCTTGCTGGAATGGAATTTCACGCCCTTGCGCAGGTGGAAGGTGTAGGTTTTGCCGTCTTCGCTGACGTCCCAGGACTGTGCCAGGCCAGGAATGATTTCGGTGGAGCCGGCCTGCGCCGAGCCGACTGCCAGGGTCATGGCGGGGTTGGGGCGGGAAGGCCGCGCGGCCATGCACCGGCCAGGCTGATCCCCCGCAGTGAGTCTTGTGGGTGTAAACCCTGCTGCGCGATAATGTCCATTTGACCCCACTCGATGGACTGCGGGGGTGGCATATCCCCGATAATGGCAGCCACATCGTTCAATACAGGATTCACCACCATGGCCTCAGTCAACAAAGTCATTCTCGTCGGCAACCTGGGGCGCGATCCCGAGGTCCGCTACAGCCCGGATGGCGCGGCGATCTGCAATGTGTCGATCGCGACCACCAGCACCTGGAAGGACAAGGCATCCGGCGAGCGCCGCGAGGAAACCGAATGGCACCGCGTGGTGTTCTACAACCGCCTGGCTGAAATCGCCGGCGAATACCTGCGCAAAGGCCGGTCCGTCTACGTGGAAGGCCGCCTGAAGACGCGTAAATGGCAGGACAAGGAAACCGGCGCCGACCGCTACAGCACCGAAATCGTCGCCGACCAGATGCAGATGCTGGGCGGGCGCGAAGGCGGCGACACGGCTGGTGGTGGTGACGATGCGGGCGGTTTCTCGCAGGCCCCGGCGCGCCGTGCCCCGCAGCAGCAGCGCCCGGCCGCCCCGGCCGCGGCCCCGGCCAGCAACATGGCCGACATGGACGACGATATTCCGTTCTAGAACCTCCTTAGGTTTTTGTTGGTAGTAGACCCGCTCTCCCTATGGGAAGCGGGTTTTTCTTCACCCACATCTTTCTTGTGTTGTCGCTGTGTTTTGCATCAACTACCGCTGTGCAAGAACGGTGGGTTAATGGCTACAAATTGGCCTGGATATACATTTAATAAATATCTGCCTATCATTAAGTGTTTTATGGCAAGTGTCAGGAGGAACTTTCACCATGAACCAGACCATTGACACGGCGACGGCGCGGCGCATGGCCGAGGCGGGCACCATCCGGGGCGTTTCGATCATCGGCCAGCCTGGCGGCTGGAGCGTCATGCTAAAGACCGGCGCCCACGAAAAGCCGCTGGGCGGCCAGAAAACCGACCGACCGCGCATCTGGCGCAGCTTGGACACGCTTACCGAGTACCTGCGAAAGGATTTGTCCATCGTGCACATCGACAGCGTGGACGCCTCACACTACAGCAATGCTGACGTGCATCGGCTTGGTCGGCCTGATGCGGCCGCACGGCTGAAGC
Protein-coding regions in this window:
- the ssb gene encoding single-stranded DNA-binding protein gives rise to the protein MASVNKVILVGNLGRDPEVRYSPDGAAICNVSIATTSTWKDKASGERREETEWHRVVFYNRLAEIAGEYLRKGRSVYVEGRLKTRKWQDKETGADRYSTEIVADQMQMLGGREGGDTAGGGDDAGGFSQAPARRAPQQQRPAAPAAAPASNMADMDDDIPF
- a CDS encoding oligopeptide/dipeptide ABC transporter ATP-binding protein produces the protein MLEVRNLSVHFGDESALLSATPRLNPTGHGERIRISGALPSPLNPPPGCPFSSRCPRVMPVCRETMPELKMQAGRLVACHAVEQDLGTP
- a CDS encoding ABC transporter substrate-binding protein — encoded protein: MAARPSRPNPAMTLAVGSAQAGSTEIIPGLAQSWDVSEDGKTYTFHLRKGVKFHSSKLFKPTRDFNADDVLFSFLRQKDANHPYHKVSNGSYPKRAKNGEHQTMLIGWTGDNGDPDNFLATLFSCAAVQNGSNYSRWCYTPFEDLIPGDPVLIMAGERSLSPEQHAAMMTQYFHYIWNVLHGDLGTSLTTRETIWSEFVPRFQATLELSIIAMFIALLIGIPVGVLAAVKRGSWFDHMSITAALTGYSMPVFWWGLMLIMLVSVQWDLMPVSGRISESLFLDPSNPLTGFMLIDTLLFGEAGDFWDALHHILLPAFVLQFAQSAWWIVTFPGLAILLAVLAFNLMGDGLRDALDPRLKV